A region from the Leptospirillum ferriphilum ML-04 genome encodes:
- the rpoZ gene encoding DNA-directed RNA polymerase subunit omega — translation MNDLVTRPIEVTPDIIDSRYRLVIAAAKRARQLMEGAPVRVEKRYLKETTTALQEIVEKKIPIITGEEAVRIEAGRREKLRERARLEERFSYSRGYALDPSDVIHADVMTYHHPEDSTQAVEGEHEAEDADTED, via the coding sequence ATGAACGACCTCGTCACACGCCCCATCGAAGTTACACCCGATATTATCGACAGCCGCTATCGACTCGTCATCGCCGCCGCGAAACGCGCGCGACAGCTGATGGAGGGTGCTCCGGTCAGGGTCGAAAAGCGCTACCTGAAAGAAACCACCACCGCCCTGCAGGAAATTGTAGAAAAAAAGATTCCGATCATCACCGGAGAAGAAGCTGTCCGGATCGAGGCCGGGCGCCGGGAAAAGCTCCGCGAGCGTGCCCGTTTGGAAGAGCGGTTTTCCTATTCCCGCGGATATGCCCTCGATCCCTCGGATGTCATCCATGCGGATGTCATGACTTACCATCATCCGGAGGATTCCACCCAGGCGGTGGAAGGCGAGCATGAAGCCGAGGACGCGGACACCGAGGATTGA
- a CDS encoding DUF370 domain-containing protein, with translation MSNRYHGFVNIGLGNLVSLEHIISVVGVNSAPVRRMKDAAQEKSLLIDASEGRRTRSVIIMDSGHVILSALQPETLAARLNNWDEGLDSDGDPD, from the coding sequence ATGTCGAATAGGTATCACGGATTTGTGAATATCGGTCTGGGTAATCTGGTCTCCCTGGAACACATCATCAGCGTTGTCGGAGTCAATTCGGCCCCCGTCCGGAGAATGAAGGATGCGGCCCAAGAAAAAAGCCTCCTGATCGACGCGTCCGAAGGTCGTCGGACACGCTCCGTTATCATTATGGACAGCGGACATGTGATTTTGTCGGCGCTTCAACCCGAGACACTTGCGGCACGACTCAACAACTGGGATGAAGGACTTGATTCGGACGGAGATCCGGATTGA
- the gmk gene encoding guanylate kinase codes for MRSPDPAPSPTIYGKRLYTPLLFVVSAPSGAGKTSLCKEIARKSSWIHYSVSYTTRSPRPGEQNGIDYTFVTKDQFQEMQANNHFIESAEVYGNFYGTSLRTIEDSFSKGLDVLVDIDIQGAQKIRQSGIDNTSIYILPPSYAVLQERLALRGQDSLETVRKRLERVRQEIYAYQEYDYLIFNVDFQQAVNDLQSIIVSEHLRRQRLSSFVKDHFIEHFSGETIKSHPFSLREAP; via the coding sequence ATGAGATCCCCGGATCCGGCCCCTTCCCCGACGATCTACGGAAAACGGCTTTATACTCCGCTTTTGTTTGTCGTATCGGCTCCATCCGGCGCCGGAAAAACTTCTCTTTGCAAGGAAATTGCAAGAAAGTCTTCCTGGATTCACTACTCCGTTTCCTATACGACCAGATCCCCGCGGCCGGGTGAGCAAAATGGCATTGACTACACATTCGTGACCAAAGACCAGTTCCAGGAGATGCAGGCCAACAATCATTTCATCGAATCGGCCGAAGTCTATGGAAATTTTTACGGGACGTCCCTGAGAACAATTGAAGACTCTTTCTCCAAAGGCCTTGACGTCCTAGTGGACATCGATATCCAGGGCGCACAAAAAATCCGTCAGAGCGGAATCGACAATACGTCCATCTATATTCTGCCCCCTTCTTACGCAGTCCTGCAGGAAAGGCTCGCCCTTCGCGGCCAGGACTCTCTTGAAACGGTTCGGAAGAGACTGGAGCGCGTCCGACAGGAAATCTATGCATACCAGGAGTACGACTATCTGATTTTCAACGTGGATTTTCAGCAGGCGGTCAACGATCTCCAGTCAATCATCGTTTCCGAGCATCTCAGAAGACAAAGACTTTCTTCTTTTGTCAAGGACCACTTCATCGAACACTTTTCCGGTGAGACAATAAAATCTCATCCTTTTTCCCTCCGGGAGGCCCCATGA
- a CDS encoding glycogen debranching N-terminal domain-containing protein, translating into MDRPLHPYEIHPLLVLDASDSMFKADDHFAIWPPSGDVESDRTPYHGHFWHGMRYISRWSIRLFGIQPVPLWAQGRKNPHFEKIHRIMPLMTFRSPGEKHGQVLRLSLSQTRVLEADGFSEECSVENRSPHPVTVPMEWQIGVDFTDLFEVRGISRVNPAPRKIEWSSMGPDLSVYCYKGDDGLLRETSICLKGPAGGSLDRSGWSWKLDLGPEESFTFFIRTRFREFQDKSKVTMPVSIRKIPDIQGVIGKRHREMEDFFSLWPRIRSSDPFLDRCCRQAIEDLRVLCTPVREGLIPYAGLPWFSTVFGRDALITGLSTLWAIPELSRTVLLFLGRLQSRGSDPKRAAEPGKIVHEMRTGEMAGTGEVPFGLYYGSVDSTPLYLVLAARYVERTGDYPFLEKLWPVIERAFQWIERFGTDPETGFLVYRGDMDGGLIQQGWKDSGDSVFHADGRLALHPIALSEVQSYLHYALTAFSGLGERLGHARFAEKARRMAVRLKKSFLSAFWDPGMKTFALALDGNREPCRVHSSNAGHVLLSDLPTASMARDVAKNLLSPNLFSGWGIRTIGKSELRYDPVSYHNGSVWPHDNALILTGLAKHRLYFETENLCEGFLDGLRFFRDQRPPELYCGFDRKSGEGPFAYPTSCSPQAWSVTSLLMVVETMSGVNFQAGHPRMGRATLGPSLSSLHIEGIRLTGPTGGRADVFVERKEDGIVRSAMEIRKE; encoded by the coding sequence TTGGACCGGCCACTCCATCCTTATGAAATCCACCCTTTGCTTGTTCTGGATGCCTCGGATTCAATGTTCAAGGCGGATGACCATTTTGCCATTTGGCCGCCATCGGGCGATGTTGAATCCGACAGGACCCCCTATCACGGACACTTTTGGCACGGAATGAGGTATATCTCGCGCTGGTCGATCCGTCTGTTCGGGATTCAGCCTGTTCCGCTCTGGGCGCAGGGAAGGAAAAATCCCCATTTTGAAAAAATTCACCGTATTATGCCCCTTATGACCTTCCGGTCTCCGGGGGAAAAACATGGCCAAGTTCTCCGGTTGTCTCTGTCTCAGACAAGAGTGCTTGAAGCAGACGGATTTTCGGAAGAGTGCAGCGTGGAGAATCGGAGTCCCCATCCTGTGACTGTTCCGATGGAATGGCAGATTGGCGTGGACTTTACAGACCTCTTTGAAGTCAGGGGGATTTCCCGGGTCAATCCGGCGCCCCGCAAGATCGAATGGTCTTCTATGGGTCCGGACCTTTCTGTTTATTGCTATAAGGGGGACGATGGGCTCCTGCGGGAAACGTCCATCTGTCTCAAGGGACCTGCAGGAGGATCCCTGGATCGTTCGGGGTGGAGCTGGAAACTGGACCTGGGCCCGGAAGAAAGTTTTACATTTTTTATCCGTACCCGGTTCAGGGAGTTCCAGGATAAGAGCAAGGTTACAATGCCCGTCTCGATCAGGAAAATTCCGGATATCCAAGGTGTTATCGGGAAACGACATCGGGAGATGGAGGATTTCTTCTCTCTCTGGCCAAGAATCCGTTCTTCGGATCCTTTTCTGGACCGCTGCTGCCGACAGGCTATCGAAGACCTGAGAGTACTGTGCACGCCTGTTCGTGAAGGCCTGATTCCCTATGCCGGCCTTCCCTGGTTCTCGACAGTCTTTGGAAGAGATGCCCTGATTACCGGACTGTCCACTCTCTGGGCCATTCCTGAACTTTCGCGAACAGTTCTTCTTTTTCTCGGTCGTCTTCAGTCCAGGGGCTCCGACCCCAAACGTGCTGCCGAACCCGGGAAAATCGTCCACGAAATGCGGACCGGGGAAATGGCCGGAACGGGAGAGGTTCCCTTCGGTCTCTATTACGGGAGTGTCGACAGTACGCCGCTTTATTTGGTGCTTGCGGCGCGTTATGTCGAGCGGACAGGAGACTACCCATTTCTGGAAAAACTGTGGCCCGTGATTGAGAGAGCATTTCAGTGGATAGAAAGGTTTGGAACGGATCCGGAAACAGGTTTCCTGGTTTACCGGGGAGATATGGACGGCGGACTGATCCAGCAGGGATGGAAAGACTCGGGCGATTCTGTTTTTCATGCCGATGGGCGGCTGGCCTTGCATCCCATTGCGCTCTCAGAGGTGCAGTCCTATCTCCATTATGCACTCACAGCGTTTTCCGGTCTTGGAGAACGATTGGGGCATGCCCGTTTTGCGGAAAAGGCGCGTCGGATGGCCGTCCGGCTCAAAAAATCCTTTCTGTCCGCTTTTTGGGATCCCGGGATGAAAACGTTTGCCTTGGCACTGGATGGAAACCGGGAACCTTGCAGGGTCCACAGTTCCAACGCCGGCCATGTTCTCCTGTCGGATCTGCCAACGGCTTCGATGGCCCGGGATGTGGCAAAGAACCTTCTGTCTCCCAATCTCTTTTCCGGGTGGGGAATCCGGACAATCGGAAAATCCGAGCTTCGATACGATCCCGTTTCCTACCACAACGGCTCTGTCTGGCCCCATGACAATGCCTTGATCCTGACAGGTCTTGCAAAACACCGTCTGTATTTTGAAACAGAAAATCTCTGCGAAGGATTTCTGGACGGGCTTCGCTTTTTTCGAGACCAGCGCCCTCCTGAACTTTATTGCGGATTCGACCGAAAAAGCGGAGAGGGTCCGTTTGCCTATCCCACCTCCTGTTCTCCCCAGGCATGGAGCGTCACCTCTCTTCTGATGGTTGTCGAAACCATGAGCGGTGTGAACTTTCAGGCCGGCCATCCGAGAATGGGAAGGGCAACCCTCGGACCATCCCTGTCCTCTCTGCATATTGAAGGCATTCGCCTGACCGGACCGACGGGGGGAAGGGCCGATGTTTTTGTTGAACGAAAAGAAGATGGAATCGTTCGTTCTGCGATGGAAATCCGGAAGGAATAA
- a CDS encoding endoribonuclease YicC domain-containing protein, with protein MVANNKLNSMTGFGEYSTLPPLEGYRITAKSLNHRNLEVQTMLPREWDHLDLSIRKLVSQEFHRGRIEISVSRSDIAVNNSVWLSKAMDAYTDLVRLHEFLGLTEPVRLEHILMHMSHERAPTSSPVDPKAGLAAVSSALLALAKSRQDEGDDLYFVLEALLKEVEDSVQRVEIQRPRSLEAARTNFVKKMKEMVSDVQQPETSRRIEEEALFYLSKKDNEEEWQRFRIHLTRFRQDLTEGGSIGKSLDFLLQEMQREINTFITKEAQPDVFQPAMEIRNTLTRLKEQIQNVE; from the coding sequence ATGGTCGCCAACAATAAACTGAACAGCATGACCGGATTCGGGGAATACAGCACCCTTCCTCCCCTTGAAGGGTACCGCATTACCGCCAAATCACTCAACCATCGAAACCTTGAAGTTCAGACAATGTTGCCACGGGAGTGGGACCATCTGGACCTTTCCATACGGAAGCTCGTCTCCCAGGAGTTTCACAGGGGACGCATCGAAATTTCTGTCAGCCGATCCGACATCGCTGTCAATAACAGTGTCTGGTTGTCCAAAGCGATGGATGCCTATACCGATCTCGTTCGTCTCCATGAGTTTCTCGGACTCACCGAACCGGTTCGACTTGAACACATCCTGATGCATATGTCCCACGAAAGAGCCCCGACATCGTCTCCGGTAGATCCGAAAGCCGGGCTGGCAGCGGTTTCTTCTGCCCTGCTCGCACTTGCGAAAAGCCGGCAGGACGAAGGGGACGATCTATACTTTGTTCTTGAAGCACTGCTCAAGGAAGTAGAGGACTCCGTTCAACGGGTGGAGATCCAGAGGCCCAGATCCCTGGAAGCGGCCCGGACAAACTTCGTCAAAAAGATGAAAGAGATGGTTTCCGACGTCCAGCAGCCAGAGACCAGTCGTCGCATCGAGGAAGAGGCTCTTTTCTATTTGTCGAAAAAAGATAACGAAGAGGAATGGCAACGTTTTCGGATTCACCTGACCCGATTCCGGCAGGACCTGACGGAAGGGGGATCGATCGGGAAATCCCTGGACTTTCTTCTCCAGGAAATGCAGAGGGAAATCAACACGTTCATCACCAAGGAAGCACAACCGGACGTCTTCCAGCCGGCGATGGAAATACGCAACACATTGACAAGGTTGAAGGAACAAATTCAGAATGTCGAATAG